One Dermacentor albipictus isolate Rhodes 1998 colony unplaced genomic scaffold, USDA_Dalb.pri_finalv2 scaffold_27, whole genome shotgun sequence genomic window carries:
- the LOC135910424 gene encoding uncharacterized protein produces the protein MQPLQNPFLFVVQVGKHPSLHAKRSSNICLLLFPGPLVILCDFFECIYVVKLLMLAGDVEQNPGPQKEILDAIAALSAKSDARHTEVIGMLSEVRANQQKLEEKVSSLASRLATVESLVESYEANQNGVDLPRVVDEAVRDQTAAITSRLDELEDRSRRDNLIFYGIPDVPAENWSESETKIRNCLTSLLQITLIDEAISRAHRLGSYAVNKHRPIIVKFSSSKLKQKVFTERKKFKGSGISVSEDFCRATRLSQKKLIEFGKASGQKYALRLNRLQIDKKTYVYCPVTDRVCEIHTNELCSTNSVPNAPSDGPSNSQT, from the coding sequence ATGCAACCGCTTCAAAACCCGTTCTTGTTTGTTGTACAGGTTGGTAAACACCCATCGTTGCACGCTAAGCGATCCAGTAATATCTGTCTGCTGCTCTTCCCAGGCCCACTGGTGATTCTTTGTGATTTTTTTGAGTGTATATATGTTGTCAAATTGCTTATGTTAGCCGGAGATGTGGAACAGAACCCTGGTCCTCAAAAGGAGATTCTAGACGCCATTGCGGCCTTGTCGGCTAAAAGTGACGCACGCCATACCGAGGTAATAGGGATGCTATCAGAGGTCCGAGCTAATCAGCAAAAACTCGAGGAAAAAGTTTCCAGCTTAGCCAGTAGGCTCGCAACAGTTGAATCCCTGGTGGAATCATATGAAGCAAATCAGAATGGTGTTGATCTACCGAGAGTAGTCGATGAAGCTGTGCGAGACCAAACTGCAGCAATAACTTCTCGGTTGGACGAACTGGAAGACCGCTCTCGCCGTGACAACCTTATATTCTACGGGATTCCTGACGTCCCAGCTGAGAACTGGTCCGAATCTGAAACTAAAATTCGAAACTGCCTTACTAGTTTACTACAGATAACTTTAATAGACGAAGCCATTTCCCGCGCCCACAGGCTGGGTTCCTATGCAGTAAATAAACACCGGCCCATAATCGTAAAATTCTCGTCCTCAAAACTTAAGCAAAAGGTTTTCACTGAGCGAAAAAAATTCAAAGGTTCTGGAATTTCTGTTAGCGAAGACTTCTGCCGCGCCACACGCTTGTCACAGAAAAAATTGATTGAATTCGGAAAGGCTAGCGGACAGAAATATGCGCTACGGCTCAACCGTCTACAAATCGACAAAAAAACTTATGTTTACTGTCCGGTAACTGATCGTGTGTGCGAAATCCACACAAACGAGCTTTGTTCAACGAATTCTGTCCCAAATGCACCTTCTGATGGCCCTAGCAATTCGCAAACATAG